The following are from one region of the Capsicum annuum cultivar UCD-10X-F1 chromosome 1, UCD10Xv1.1, whole genome shotgun sequence genome:
- the LOC124897954 gene encoding uncharacterized protein LOC124897954, producing MQKKPDPGAVTIPYTIGTMEFTKALCDLGESINLMPLTIYKKLGLGNSTPTNMRLVMAGRSVKKPIGILYDVLVRVSNFIFPIEFVILDCQIDFEVPIILGRPFLTTRSVLIDLRENELLFRVNDEVVWFDVGKSMKQHEEMSVFSVVDVYFEDKQDVP from the coding sequence ATGCAAAAGAAGCCAGATCCAGGTGCAGTCACTATTCCCTACACAATTGGAACTATGGAGTTCACTAAAGCACTGTGTGATTTGGGagaaagcattaatttgatgccattgactatttataaaaagttgggtctGGGGAATTCTACGCCCACCAACATGAGACTGGTGATGGCGGGCAGGTCAGTAAAGAAGCCTATTGGCattctgtatgatgtgttggtaaggGTTTCAAATTTTATATTCCCTATAGAATTTGTCATTCTGGACTGTCAGAttgactttgaggtgcccataatcttgggtcgacctttcctgaCAACCAGAAGTGTGTTGAtcgatttgagagagaatgagctcttattcagggtGAACGATGAAGTGGTATGGTTTGATGTAGGCAAATCAATGAAACAACATgaggaaatgagtgtgttctcagtagttgatgtgtattttgAGGACAAACAGGATGTGCCCTAA